ACCGGTCTCACCTTCGGTTTTTGCCGACATCATCGGTGAACTTGTCGAGGAAGGGCACATTCCCGAGGGCGTCGTCAGCGTCCTCTGCGCTGACCGCGAAGTTTCGGAAACCCTTGTCACGAACCCCGACGTCGACCACATCACGTTTACCGGTAGTACCGCCGCAGGTCGACGGATCATGTCGCTGGCAGGCGAGCGCATCGCTCGCGTGTCTCTCGAACTGGGTGGCAAGTCCGCCGCCATCATCCTCGACGACGCGGACATCAACCACGTTCTGCAGAGCCTGCCTATGGGTGGGTGCCTGCAGTCCGGCCAGGCCTGCATCGCGCTCACCCGCGTCCTGGTTTCGCGTAGGCGCCACGACGAGGTGCTCGAGGCGCTGAAGGTCGCGTACGGCTCACTGCCGATGGGCGATCCGTGGGATCCCAGCAACTTCCTCGGCCCGCTTGCCATGGAGCGTCAGCGTGAACGCGTCGAAAGCTACATCGAGATCGCGAAGGAAGAGGGCGCAACCATCGCGCTCGGTGGTGGTCGCCCGGCCGGCTACGACCACGGTTTCTTTGTCGAGCAGACTCTCATCGACGGTGTGCGGCCAGACATGCGCATCGCTCAGGAAGAGGTCTTCGGACCGGTCATCTCGATCATCACCTTCGAGGACGAAGACGACGCTGTCGCGATCGCGAACAACTCCGTTTACGGTCTGTCCGGAGCCGTCTACACCGAGGATCTTGATCACGGCTTCGAGGTTGCGCAGCGCATCCGGACCGGAACGATCAGCGTCAACACCTCGACGATGGACTTCACCTTGCCGTTCGGCGGGTACAAGCAGTCCGGACTCGGCCGCGAGGGTGGGCTCGAAGGGCTGGAGGAGTTCTTCGAGACCAAGGCCGTACACATGCCGGCAACCGCACAGTAGGTAGTTGCGTCCCGGATTCCCGGGTGATCACACACAAACGCTCGGCCGGAATGTTCCGGCCGAGCGTTTGTGTGTCCGTTCAGTTTTCGTTGCGCATGACGCCGTACAGGAAACTGCGGATCATTTCCTCGAACAGTTGTTTCTGCGTGAACTCGTTCGCCGCCATAGCTTTCGACAGCATGGGCTGCGACTCGGGATCGATGTTCGGGAAGATCGAGGAGCGCGTGCTGGGTTTGCTCATCGCCTCCGTGAGTACGGCACCGAGGGTAATTCGCTCCATGCCGTCGAGAATCTGAACATGCAACCGCGTCGGGATCCCCGATTCTTCGAGGAAGTGGGCGGTCTCCTCGTATGGTCCGATGAGAAGGTCGCGCGGCAGGTACTGAAGCAGAATGGGGGCGGCGTTGCGGTGTCGCAGTATCGATCGCCGCAGATTGAGACTCAGCGTGACGAAGTACTCCGGCCAGTCGGGTCCGGGCTTTCGACGCGGAATCGTGCCGGCGCCGGCGATCTGGCGAGCAACGGCCGACAGGATCGCGGACTTGTCCTCGAAATGGTGATAGAGCGAGGGCGCACGCACGCCGAGATGCTTGGCCAGACGCGGCAGGCTGAACGCGTCGAGGCCCTCGGTATCGATGATGTCGATGGAGGCCGCGACGGCAGAGGCGCGGGAGATGAGGGGCTTGGACGGTCTGGGCATGTGCGGCTTTCGGCTGGGCGGTCGGGTCTGATGCCGTTGCTCGGCATCTGGGAAGCCTAGCGGTTCGGTAATTGAGGGATGACGGTCAGGAATTCGAGAAGACCCTCGCTGAGAAGGTCGTTGTCGTCGCCGCTCACCATGTGACCAGCGCCGCCGACATCGACATGGCGGGCTCCAGGGATGAGTTCGAGCAGGTCACGGGCACCTTCGTGGCTTACCACGTCGGACTGTGCGCCTCGAATCAGCATGGTGGGGACGGTAATCGCCTGCGCTGCCGTGCGGGCGCGCGACTCGCGCGCATCGGACTGCTCGGGCGAGTTCTCGCGGTCGGAGAGCATCCTCGGATCCCAGTGCCAGTACCAACGCCCGTCTCGTCGGCGCAGGTTCTTTCGCAGTCCCTCGGCGTTGGGTGGGCGTCGACGATGCGGGTTGTAGGTGACAACGGCTGCGACGGCGTCGTCGAGCGTGTCGAATCCACCCAGACCGCTCTCCATGAAAGAGGTGATCTTGGCGATGCCCGTTGCCTCTGCTCGCGGAGTGATGTCGACGAGCACGAGGCCGCGCCCGAGGTTCGGATCAGCGCCCTGGGCCAGTAGTGCCGCCATTCCGCCCATCGAGGCGCCTACGAGCACCGGTGGTTCACCAAGGTGCTGAACCAGGCACGCGATGTCCCGAGCATGTGCCCGTGGGCTGTAGTCGCCGTCTGCGCTCCACTCGCTGTCGCCATGGCCGCGGGCATCGATTGCATAGGCTCGCCAACCGTTGGCGGCGAGCCGATGGCCCGTGCGCTGCCACGAATGCCGAGTTTGGCCGCCGCCGTGCAGGAGCAACACCGTGCCGGTCGATGTGCCGGACGTTGGCGTCCAGCAGTCGGCCGTCAGAGTGAGCCCGTCGCCCTGCATTCTGACCAGTGTGGTTTCTACCGTCATGATGTTCAACAGCTTTCGTGTCTCAGTGCCCGGAGGTTCCGCCGTCGACAGCGAGCGTCGAGCCGGTGATGTAGCTTGCTGCGGGGCTGGCGAGGAAGATTACAGCGGCATCGATTTCGCGTTGCGTCGCGGTGCGTCCGAGCGTGGATCCGGTCAGGAATTCTTCGAGAGTATCCGAAGGCATCTCGCCGATCATGTCCGTTTCGACAAACCCCGGCGCAATGGTGTTGACACGAATGCCTTTTCGCTTGGACCACTGATGCGACAGGTCACGCGTGAGCCCGATCATCGCGGCTTTACTGGAGGCGTACGCGGCTTGGGGGAGCACGGATTTGACGAGGCCGAGGACGCTGGACACATTGACGATACTCGAACCAGGCTCCATGACGCGGGCGCACGACTGGGAAGCCCAGTACGCACCGAAGAGATTGACGTCGAAGACGGCGCGAAAGTCTTCCGGACGCTCGCGCGTGGCCGGTGCGGAATGCGTGACGCCGGCATTGTTTACCAGGATGTCGAGCTTGCCGAACTCGCTGATCGTTCTTTCCGCCAACGCGTCGCACTGCTGCGGATCCGTCACGTCGGTCGGCACGACAATAGCGCGTCGGCCGAGTTCGATCACGGTTCGTGCAACCGGTTCGAGAGCTTCCCTACGGCGTCCGGCCAGAACGACGTCGGCGCCGGCTTCGGCCAGCGCGCGGGCGAAGCCGGCGCCTAGACCACCGCCTGCGCCGGTGACTACTGCGACGGAGTCTGTCAGGCGGAACAGATCCAGGATCGGTGTCCGGGTGTGTTGGTTCATGCGTGTCTACCTGCTTTCGCGTGGGGGCCTTGCCTAGATTAAATCTAATTGCATAAGATTTAAACGCAAGCGCATCCCGACAGTGGAACGAGTATCGATGAACAGCACCAGCAGTCCCGGACAGCAATCGATGCGCGTGATCGCCAAGGATCCGCTCGCCGACGGTGTGGTGGCTCTACGTCTGGCCGACGCGGCCGGGGGACGTGTGCCGACGTGGGAGCCCGGATCACACATCGACCTCGTTCTGGATACATTGATGACACGGCAGTATTCGCTGTGCGGCGATCCTGCCGATCTTTCGAGCCTGACTGTGGCCGTGCTGCGTGAGGCGAGTGGACGTGGCGGTTCGATTCATGTGCACGACAAACTCGAGATCGGTGACGTCATCGAGATCGGCGGACCGCGGAACCATTTTTCCTTGGTTGAAGTTGAATCGTATCTGTTCGTCGCTGGTGGAATCGGCATAACACCGCTGCTGCCGATGCTTCGGGCTGCCCAAGCGCGCGGCTCGAACTGGAAGTTGCTTTACGGTGGGCGGACCCGTGCTTCGATGGCGTTTGCCGACGAACTGGTAGAAGAGTTCGAGGAGAACGTGTCCTTGCGCCCACAGGACGAGTACGGGTTCCTCGATCTTGCCTCAGCCTTGGACGCTGCGGCCCCCGGTGCCGCGGTCTACTGCTGTGGACCGGAGCCGCTGTTGCAGGCCATCGAAGGTGCATGCCGCGAACGCGATCACGTGAATTTGCATATCGAGCGTTTTGCGCCGAAGCAAATCGAGGAGGGCGCGGTCGACGGCGCTTTCGACGTCGAGCTCGCCCGTAGCGGACGAACAATTGGCGTCGGCGCGGAGGAATCGATGATCGACGCACTGCAACGGAACGGCGTGATCGTCGACTTCTCGTGCCGAGAGGGCACCTGCGGCACGTGTGAAGTTGCGGTGCTCGGTGGAAAACCCGACCATCGTGATTCGATCCTGACCGAAGACGAGCAGGAAGCGGGAGACGCGATGATGATCTGTGTTTCACGTAGTCGCACACCAAAACTCGTCATCGATCTCTAGGCGAAACACTCGAAGGGGAGAGATGCTGATCGACGTAGTTCCCGGGACACCTGGTTGTCTATGGTGACAACTGTTTCCACCGCTCCCAGGGTAAGCCGGGCGCTGGTACCTTCGTTGTGTTTTATCGTCATGACAACCGCAGTTGTGCAGACGTCGGTGGTTCCGCTTCTACCTGCCATGGCCGAGCAACTTGATGTCGGACCATCCGCCGTCGCGTGGGCACTGACTGCGAATCTACTTGCCGCCGCGGTGTGTACGCCGGTGCTTGGCCGATTGGCCGACCGGCGGGGTGCGCGCGGGGTGCTGGTGACGATCCTGATTCTGGTGCTCGCCGGATCCGTGCTGTGTTTTGCCTGGAAGAGCCTCGTTCCACTGGTTATCGGCCGGACGCTGCAAGGACTTTCGTTTGCACTGTTCCCGATCGGTGTTGCGGTGCTAAGAGGTGTGCTGAGCCCGCCCCGATTGTCCGGTGCCATCGGGCTGATGTCTGGGCTCCTCGGCGTCGGAGGTGGAGTCGGCATGGTGGCTGCCGGACTGCTGCACACAGGCGACGCAGACTATCGCCGCGTGTTCTGGCTGCTTCTGGTGCTCGGTGCCGTAGCGCTCGGGCTGGCATGGTTCGTTGTCCCGGCTAGTTCGGGGCCGCCGCAATCCGGTGGGCTGGACCCGGTAGGCACGGTTGCGCTCGCGATCGGGCTGTCTGCGCTCTTGTTGGCGTTGGCGGAGGGAGGACGGTGGGGCTGGGGTTCGGTACCGACGCTTGCGCTCGCATTCGGTGGTGTACTTGTGTTGTGTGGCTGGTATTTACACGAACGACGCATCGCGTTGCCTCTGGTACCGCCAGGCCTGCTCACCGGGCGCGCTGTGGGCCCCACGCACCTCGCTGCGCTGCTCGTCGGTGCGGCGATGTACGTGCAATTCCTCGGGGCAGCGCAGTTCGTTCAAGCCGATCCCGCTGTCGCAGGGTACGGATTCGGCGCATCTGTGCTGGCGGCAAGCGTTGTGTATCTGCTTCCCGGATCGATCGCCGGTGTCATTGCGGCCTCACTCAGTGGAAAACTGATCGGAAAGTTCGGTGCCGCTCGGGTTCTGATCGTTTCCTGTGTCATCGGTGTCGCGGGCTTCACCCTGCTTGTATTCGCTCACGATCATGCGTGGCAGCTGATCTGTGCCTTGATCGTTGTCAACATCTTCGTCAGCGCCTCCTATGCGGCGTTGCCGGCATTGCTGGTGGAGCGGGTGAGTGAGTCGGACACCGGGGTGGTGAATGCGATCAATGCAATC
The nucleotide sequence above comes from Rhodococcus sp. KBS0724. Encoded proteins:
- a CDS encoding aldehyde dehydrogenase, which codes for MTTTETSAAPTPVIADREQVFIGGRWVDSTGDEWIDLVDSFSEQKVARIRSATTEDVARAVAAARESFDKGEWASRTMAQRADVLDMIADRLAQRVDELTPIGVVEVGVPISVSRPTQEMTGGLFRATAAFARDFETREDRTRADGGITRILKEPTGVVAAIIPWNGPIGTIAFKVAPALAAGCSVVLKTAPEAPVSPSVFADIIGELVEEGHIPEGVVSVLCADREVSETLVTNPDVDHITFTGSTAAGRRIMSLAGERIARVSLELGGKSAAIILDDADINHVLQSLPMGGCLQSGQACIALTRVLVSRRRHDEVLEALKVAYGSLPMGDPWDPSNFLGPLAMERQRERVESYIEIAKEEGATIALGGGRPAGYDHGFFVEQTLIDGVRPDMRIAQEEVFGPVISIITFEDEDDAVAIANNSVYGLSGAVYTEDLDHGFEVAQRIRTGTISVNTSTMDFTLPFGGYKQSGLGREGGLEGLEEFFETKAVHMPATAQ
- a CDS encoding TetR family transcriptional regulator — its product is MPRPSKPLISRASAVAASIDIIDTEGLDAFSLPRLAKHLGVRAPSLYHHFEDKSAILSAVARQIAGAGTIPRRKPGPDWPEYFVTLSLNLRRSILRHRNAAPILLQYLPRDLLIGPYEETAHFLEESGIPTRLHVQILDGMERITLGAVLTEAMSKPSTRSSIFPNIDPESQPMLSKAMAANEFTQKQLFEEMIRSFLYGVMRNEN
- a CDS encoding alpha/beta fold hydrolase; the encoded protein is MTVETTLVRMQGDGLTLTADCWTPTSGTSTGTVLLLHGGGQTRHSWQRTGHRLAANGWRAYAIDARGHGDSEWSADGDYSPRAHARDIACLVQHLGEPPVLVGASMGGMAALLAQGADPNLGRGLVLVDITPRAEATGIAKITSFMESGLGGFDTLDDAVAAVVTYNPHRRRPPNAEGLRKNLRRRDGRWYWHWDPRMLSDRENSPEQSDARESRARTAAQAITVPTMLIRGAQSDVVSHEGARDLLELIPGARHVDVGGAGHMVSGDDNDLLSEGLLEFLTVIPQLPNR
- a CDS encoding SDR family NAD(P)-dependent oxidoreductase encodes the protein MNQHTRTPILDLFRLTDSVAVVTGAGGGLGAGFARALAEAGADVVLAGRRREALEPVARTVIELGRRAIVVPTDVTDPQQCDALAERTISEFGKLDILVNNAGVTHSAPATRERPEDFRAVFDVNLFGAYWASQSCARVMEPGSSIVNVSSVLGLVKSVLPQAAYASSKAAMIGLTRDLSHQWSKRKGIRVNTIAPGFVETDMIGEMPSDTLEEFLTGSTLGRTATQREIDAAVIFLASPAASYITGSTLAVDGGTSGH
- a CDS encoding PDR/VanB family oxidoreductase; translated protein: MNSTSSPGQQSMRVIAKDPLADGVVALRLADAAGGRVPTWEPGSHIDLVLDTLMTRQYSLCGDPADLSSLTVAVLREASGRGGSIHVHDKLEIGDVIEIGGPRNHFSLVEVESYLFVAGGIGITPLLPMLRAAQARGSNWKLLYGGRTRASMAFADELVEEFEENVSLRPQDEYGFLDLASALDAAAPGAAVYCCGPEPLLQAIEGACRERDHVNLHIERFAPKQIEEGAVDGAFDVELARSGRTIGVGAEESMIDALQRNGVIVDFSCREGTCGTCEVAVLGGKPDHRDSILTEDEQEAGDAMMICVSRSRTPKLVIDL
- a CDS encoding MFS transporter; translation: MTTAVVQTSVVPLLPAMAEQLDVGPSAVAWALTANLLAAAVCTPVLGRLADRRGARGVLVTILILVLAGSVLCFAWKSLVPLVIGRTLQGLSFALFPIGVAVLRGVLSPPRLSGAIGLMSGLLGVGGGVGMVAAGLLHTGDADYRRVFWLLLVLGAVALGLAWFVVPASSGPPQSGGLDPVGTVALAIGLSALLLALAEGGRWGWGSVPTLALAFGGVLVLCGWYLHERRIALPLVPPGLLTGRAVGPTHLAALLVGAAMYVQFLGAAQFVQADPAVAGYGFGASVLAASVVYLLPGSIAGVIAASLSGKLIGKFGAARVLIVSCVIGVAGFTLLVFAHDHAWQLICALIVVNIFVSASYAALPALLVERVSESDTGVVNAINAIARTFGSSVASAFVAAVLASITLAGTHIAAEQAYLVAFCVGGVAAGMAGLVAIWASCVSNDKI